A single genomic interval of Streptomyces sp. 1222.5 harbors:
- the glgX gene encoding glycogen debranching protein GlgX — MTARKKRAGVPVWSGHPYPLGASFDGQGTNFALFSEVAERVELILVDESGKETPVRLHEVDGFVWHAYLPGIGPGQRYGFRVHGPWQPALGNRCNPAKLLLDPYARAVDGQIDNHASLYERAPDGPAPADSAGHSMLGVVTDPFFDWGDDRPPRTPYAESVIYEAHVRGMTRTHPDVPERLRGTYAGLAHPSVVEHLTSLGVTAVELMPVHQFVQDGVLQDRQLSNYWGYNTIGFFAPHNAYAAFGSLGQQVNEFKAMVKALHAAGLEVILDVVYNHTAEGNEMGPTLSFRGIDNASYYRLVDGDWAHYYDTTGTGNSLLMRHPYVLQLIMDSLRYWVTEMHVDGFRFDLAATLARQFHEVDRLSAFFDLIQQDPVISRVKLIAEPWDVGEGGYQVGNFPPLWSEWNGKYRDAVRDFWRAEPGSLGEFASRLTGSSDIYQHSRRRPRASVNFVTAHDGFTLRDLVSYNDKHNEDNGEDNRDGESHNRSWNCGAEGDTGDPAVLELRARQQRNLLATLLLSQGIPMLCHGDELGRTQRGNNNAYCQDNEISWVDWELTAEQSALVEFTRHLIGLRAAHPVLRRRRFFRGETATNAEQPLPDLMWLRPDAREMTDRDWQRGDAHSVGVFLNGDAIAERDPYGRRMTDDSFLLLVNGYWEPVDFRLPDGSFGERWTTLIDTADPDGVPDERERKAATKLPVESRSLILLSRPSRAAG, encoded by the coding sequence GTGACCGCCCGCAAGAAGCGTGCAGGGGTGCCCGTGTGGAGCGGGCACCCCTACCCGTTGGGCGCCTCGTTCGACGGACAGGGCACCAACTTCGCCCTCTTCAGCGAGGTCGCCGAGCGCGTGGAGCTGATCCTGGTCGACGAGTCCGGCAAGGAGACCCCAGTACGGCTGCACGAGGTCGACGGCTTCGTCTGGCACGCCTACCTGCCCGGCATCGGCCCAGGTCAGCGCTACGGGTTCCGGGTGCACGGCCCCTGGCAGCCCGCCCTCGGCAACCGCTGCAACCCGGCCAAGCTGCTGCTCGACCCGTACGCCCGTGCCGTGGACGGACAGATCGACAACCACGCCTCCCTGTACGAGCGCGCCCCGGACGGTCCCGCCCCGGCCGACAGCGCGGGCCACTCCATGCTCGGCGTGGTCACCGACCCGTTCTTCGACTGGGGCGACGACCGCCCGCCGCGGACGCCGTACGCGGAATCGGTCATCTACGAGGCGCACGTGCGCGGCATGACCCGCACCCATCCGGACGTGCCCGAACGGCTGCGCGGCACCTACGCCGGACTCGCCCACCCCTCGGTCGTCGAGCACCTCACCTCGCTCGGCGTGACCGCGGTGGAGCTGATGCCGGTCCACCAGTTCGTGCAGGACGGTGTCCTCCAGGACCGGCAGCTTTCCAACTACTGGGGCTACAACACCATCGGCTTCTTCGCCCCGCACAACGCCTACGCCGCCTTCGGCAGCCTCGGCCAGCAGGTCAACGAGTTCAAGGCGATGGTGAAGGCGCTGCACGCGGCCGGCCTCGAAGTCATCCTCGACGTGGTCTACAACCACACTGCCGAGGGCAACGAGATGGGCCCCACGCTGTCCTTCCGGGGCATCGACAACGCCTCCTACTACCGCCTGGTCGACGGCGACTGGGCGCACTACTACGACACCACCGGCACCGGCAACAGTCTGCTGATGCGGCACCCCTACGTACTGCAGCTGATCATGGACTCGCTGCGGTACTGGGTGACCGAGATGCACGTCGACGGCTTCCGCTTCGACCTCGCGGCCACGCTCGCCCGGCAGTTCCACGAGGTGGACCGGCTCTCGGCGTTCTTCGACCTGATCCAGCAGGACCCGGTGATCAGCCGCGTCAAGCTGATCGCCGAACCCTGGGACGTGGGCGAGGGCGGCTACCAGGTGGGCAACTTCCCGCCGCTGTGGTCGGAGTGGAACGGTAAGTACCGGGACGCCGTACGGGACTTCTGGCGCGCGGAGCCCGGTTCCCTCGGCGAGTTCGCCTCCCGGCTGACCGGCTCCTCCGACATCTACCAGCACAGCCGGCGCCGGCCCCGCGCGAGCGTCAACTTCGTCACCGCGCACGACGGTTTCACGCTGCGCGACCTGGTGTCGTACAACGACAAGCACAACGAGGACAACGGCGAGGACAACCGGGACGGCGAGAGCCACAACCGGTCCTGGAACTGCGGCGCGGAGGGCGACACCGGCGATCCCGCCGTCCTCGAACTCCGCGCCCGCCAGCAGCGCAACCTGCTGGCCACGCTGCTGCTCTCGCAGGGCATCCCGATGCTCTGCCACGGCGACGAACTCGGCCGCACCCAGCGCGGCAACAACAACGCCTACTGCCAGGACAACGAGATCTCGTGGGTCGACTGGGAGCTGACGGCGGAGCAAAGCGCCCTGGTGGAGTTCACCCGGCACCTCATCGGCCTGCGCGCCGCGCATCCGGTGCTGCGCCGCCGCCGCTTCTTCCGCGGCGAGACCGCGACCAACGCCGAACAGCCGCTGCCCGATCTCATGTGGCTGCGGCCGGACGCCCGCGAGATGACCGACCGGGACTGGCAGCGCGGCGACGCGCACTCGGTCGGCGTGTTCCTCAACGGCGACGCCATCGCCGAACGCGACCCGTACGGGCGCCGCATGACCGACGACAGCTTCCTGCTGCTCGTCAACGGCTACTGGGAGCCGGTCGACTTCCGGCTGCCGGACGGCTCCTTCGGCGAGCGCTGGACCACCCTCATCGACACCGCGGATCCCGACGGCGTCCCCGACGAACGCGAACGCAAGGCGGCCACGAAGCTCCCCGTGGAGTCGCGCAGCCTGATCCTGCTGTCCAGGCCGTCGAGAGCGGCCGGCTAG
- a CDS encoding VOC family protein, with translation MNQDPPVSGGRTEGAPRRRDVVSTHSVFGAPCWVSLTSRDLEATQDFYTAVLGWRWRGAKLGEHFRIALANGVPVAGIAAVAAMWQMAVAWTPYFAVPDADVAVARARERGGTAAVGPLSFPPGRAALLADRDGATFGIWQGELVYNWEAWRRATPAFIRLHTRDAFDSAIFYGEILDWASEVSGCEVEYAGGEVLLRYQGDVVARIDSGAVEAAPDPSVRPHWQIHFAVSDVAACARAAEKHGGSVLSEDEQEAVLRDADGAQFTVTSRSHR, from the coding sequence TCCACCCACTCGGTCTTCGGTGCGCCGTGCTGGGTGAGTCTCACCAGCCGGGACCTGGAGGCCACGCAGGACTTCTACACGGCCGTCCTCGGCTGGCGCTGGCGCGGCGCGAAACTCGGCGAGCACTTCCGTATCGCCCTCGCGAACGGGGTGCCGGTGGCCGGGATCGCCGCCGTCGCCGCCATGTGGCAGATGGCGGTGGCCTGGACGCCGTACTTCGCCGTGCCGGACGCCGACGTGGCCGTGGCCCGGGCCCGCGAGCGGGGTGGCACGGCGGCCGTGGGACCGCTGTCCTTCCCGCCCGGCCGTGCCGCGCTCCTCGCGGACCGCGACGGGGCGACCTTCGGCATCTGGCAGGGCGAGCTGGTCTACAACTGGGAGGCGTGGCGGCGGGCCACGCCGGCCTTCATCCGGCTGCACACCCGCGACGCCTTCGATTCCGCGATCTTCTACGGCGAGATCCTCGACTGGGCGTCCGAGGTGTCGGGGTGCGAGGTCGAGTACGCGGGCGGAGAGGTGCTGCTGCGCTACCAGGGGGACGTGGTCGCGCGCATCGACTCCGGCGCCGTGGAAGCCGCCCCGGACCCCTCCGTGCGCCCGCACTGGCAGATCCACTTCGCCGTGTCCGACGTGGCGGCCTGCGCCCGTGCCGCGGAGAAGCACGGCGGCAGCGTCCTGAGCGAGGACGAGCAGGAGGCGGTGCTGCGCGACGCGGACGGCGCGCAGTTCACGGTGACGTCCCGCAGCCACCGGTGA